A genomic segment from Candidatus Schekmanbacteria bacterium encodes:
- a CDS encoding glycosyltransferase family 2 protein, which translates to MPLVSVIIPTFNREWIVAEAIRSVLAQRFHDFELIVVDDGSTDNTRSKIQPFIESFKDKLKYIYQKNSGVSSARNQGIKNSRGSLICFLDSDDLWHRDKLKEQVSFMEKNPDFKICYTDEKWFKNGEHLNQSKHHKKYSGDIFRYCLPLCIISASSVMIAREVFDDVGFFDESLEVCEDYDLWLRIALKYKIHFIEKKLIVKRGGHSDQLSKKYWGMDRFRVEALLKLLNSELPEEQKKYVIEELKKKCVILSKGFKKRGKISEAQIYEKILCNLNL; encoded by the coding sequence ATGCCGCTTGTGTCTGTAATAATCCCAACTTTTAACAGGGAATGGATTGTAGCCGAGGCAATCCGGTCAGTGCTTGCACAGAGATTTCACGACTTTGAGTTGATAGTGGTTGACGATGGTTCAACTGACAACACTCGTTCAAAGATTCAACCTTTCATTGAATCCTTTAAAGACAAATTAAAATATATTTATCAGAAGAACAGCGGTGTTTCATCTGCAAGGAATCAGGGAATAAAGAATAGCAGGGGAAGTTTAATATGCTTTCTTGACTCAGATGACCTCTGGCATAGAGACAAACTGAAAGAGCAGGTAAGTTTCATGGAGAAAAATCCTGATTTTAAAATCTGTTATACGGATGAAAAGTGGTTTAAAAATGGTGAACACTTAAACCAGAGCAAACATCACAAAAAATACTCTGGTGATATTTTTAGATATTGCCTGCCTCTATGTATAATCAGCGCTTCGTCGGTTATGATAGCACGCGAAGTATTTGACGACGTCGGTTTCTTCGATGAAAGCCTTGAAGTCTGCGAAGATTATGATCTCTGGCTCAGGATAGCATTGAAATATAAAATACATTTTATTGAAAAGAAACTGATAGTAAAAAGAGGAGGCCATTCCGACCAGCTTTCGAAAAAATATTGGGGGATGGACAGGTTCAGGGTCGAGGCTCTTTTAAAACTCCTAAACAGTGAACTGCCTGAAGAACAAAAAAAATATGTTATTGAAGAGCTTAAAAAAAAATGCGTTATACTTTCGAAGGGTTTCAAAAAAAGGGGAAAGATTTCAGAAGCACAAATTTATGAGAAAATTTTATGCAATTTAAATTTATAA
- a CDS encoding ParB N-terminal domain-containing protein, with product MQFKFINLGEVIIPDYFENSFPELPGDILLSVEKIGIIAPVQVIESEKGYMVFSGCRRFRAAEKLNWQDIPAFIYKRNKITDFDALKISIDENRLIRGLNDFEVSNILSVLENHFKLSKEEIVKTYSRKLGIPENFAMHEKYRLLKKLDKELKSFILEKKIPLKTSSSISSWQKNSQTKFFNLIKNCLMSHNDFTEAVTLIEEIAHIQKNSTEDIIDREDIQSILRNEETIKAEKTAKILKLLRDIRSPQKENLKKNIRETEKSLSKAGLVKVKLPELLEGDEIKIEITVKNAENLGEAAGIISSDNFYSKIKNLFKVKPKSTKINQ from the coding sequence ATGCAATTTAAATTTATAAACTTAGGCGAAGTAATCATCCCAGATTATTTTGAGAATTCATTCCCTGAACTGCCGGGAGATATTCTTTTATCGGTTGAAAAGATAGGTATCATTGCCCCGGTACAGGTGATTGAATCGGAAAAAGGCTACATGGTCTTTTCAGGGTGCAGGAGATTTCGGGCAGCGGAAAAACTTAACTGGCAGGATATACCGGCTTTTATCTACAAGAGAAATAAAATCACTGATTTCGATGCTCTGAAGATATCAATTGATGAAAACCGCCTGATAAGAGGATTAAATGATTTTGAGGTTTCAAACATTTTATCAGTTCTGGAAAATCATTTTAAACTTTCAAAGGAAGAAATAGTAAAAACATATTCCCGTAAGTTGGGCATTCCGGAAAACTTCGCCATGCATGAAAAATACAGATTGCTTAAAAAGCTTGATAAAGAGCTAAAATCATTTATTCTTGAAAAGAAAATCCCTTTAAAAACATCCTCATCTATTTCATCGTGGCAGAAAAACTCCCAGACTAAATTTTTCAATCTGATTAAAAATTGTTTGATGAGCCATAATGATTTTACTGAAGCAGTGACACTTATTGAAGAAATTGCCCATATTCAAAAAAATTCAACAGAAGATATTATTGACAGAGAAGATATTCAGTCAATTTTGAGAAACGAAGAAACAATAAAAGCTGAGAAAACAGCAAAGATTTTGAAACTTTTAAGAGATATACGCTCACCTCAAAAAGAAAATCTCAAAAAGAATATCAGGGAAACTGAAAAAAGCTTGTCAAAAGCAGGTCTTGTGAAAGTGAAATTGCCGGAACTTCTTGAAGGGGATGAAATAAAAATCGAGATCACTGTAAAAAATGCTGAGAATCTCGGTGAAGCTGCAGGAATTATCTCTTCTGACAATTTTTACTCTAAAATAAAAAACCTTTTCAAGGTTAAACCAAAATCAACCAAAATCAATCAATGA